Part of the Anopheles gambiae chromosome 3, idAnoGambNW_F1_1, whole genome shotgun sequence genome is shown below.
ACTTCGATGTTggcaacacgcacacacatagccGCAACACGCACCCTCCCCCTCCGGTGCTTTTTCTATGCTCTGTTACTAATCGCATCCAGCATTCAGTTTGGATTTGCggtctttgtgtgtgtattgcttTTTTGTCGATGATCGCGCTTTAACCTTGATACCAGCCGCGAACCGTTCCGgaagccaccgccaccacgaAATCACTTATGTTACcaattacaaaataaaacagtcCTCGTGTTACAGCAGATTGCTGATTTTGCTGTACTCTGatgtgtgatggtggtgatgaccCTACTACACACGCAAATACAGTAACGGAGCGACTCCCCCTTCGCTTTCCCGTTTGGAGGCTTGGCTGCGGTCAAAAAGGACGTCACAGAACCGGTTTTCGAACGAATAGATATGCTGGTAAGCAGCCCTTGCGATTGGCGGCGCGTGTAgatggttgtgtttgtttttctcagcTTTGgtagacacacacgcatacagaaACAGTGTATTTGGAGAACGGGTTTGCAGTTGAATGTTAAAAATCTAACATATTTTGGCTGTATTGTCAGGTCATTAGTATCTGAGTATAGTCGTGTAAACATTTACGCGTGCGTTTTGCCTTCAAGGGGTGGATCATGGAATGATCGTAACGTTCTCACAACACAGCGACATCGGGATGGTGTACAAATCCTTTGCTTATTTAACAAATGTACAAAAGTTTATATTAAACATAATATCCCTAGCTATCGTTTCTGTACTTTTTCTTCGTTGAATAAGTAgtttaaatgaaatgaattcacGTGGTTGTCTCTAGTTCTCCCTTACTTTTTTAAAAAGGTGAGCTAAATGTTCAAGCAAAAACTAAACTGGACGGGAGAGTTGATAGGTATGAAAATTATACCGATGTAAAGGGATGAAAtaaaacgtacaaaaaaaaaaagaattcgaCACGAATCAATCGATTCGATAAGTCTAAAAACAACTTACATCCACTGATGGATTCCACTGTAAACACGCACAGACAGCACATACACAGAGCCCTGCCTGCTGGTTGCTTCTTAATACTTCGACAGAGAGACGACGACGTTGCACACGATTTAACAACaggtaataataaaaaagaaaatctcaCATAACACAGCTCACAGCTTTTGCATCCTCGAAAAGCTAGCCGTTATGCGATCGTAACGGATCTTAACAAACATAGTGAAGAaagaagaatgaaaacaactatCCTTCCCACACCACTCCTACCTGCCCGCTCGTGTGTCGGCCTAGAGTCGTCTCTTGCGCTTGCTCGGTGGAGCAAAGCTGCTCACCgggctggtgttgttgttctcCACATCCGAGGTGGTGGTACGCTTGGGGGCCGGCTCCTCCACCCGCAGCGATATCTTCATCAGCTGTTCTGCACGGCCCACGATGTCCGGATCGCGCAACCAGCTGCTCTGGAGCAGGGTGTCGATCGAGGGCCGCGAGTGGGGATTGACGTTCAGTATGTCGTAGATGAGCTTTTTCGCAAGCGATGATACTTGCTTCCAGACGCTGTGGCGCATCTTGAAGTGGCCGCGCTTGATCTGCTCCACCGCCGGCGAACCGTACTCGTCCGAGAAGGGCAGGGTGCCGCTTAGCATCGTGAACAGCACCACGCCCAGGCTCCAGATGTCCACCTTGCGGGTGTAGGACCCGCGGCCACCGGTTTGCAGCACCTCCGGCGCAACGTACAGTGGCGTGCCGCAGATGGTGCGCATGACCGAGTTTTTGCGCACGAATTTGCTCAGCCCAAAGTCGGACACCTTGAGCAGCGTGTACTCGTTGTGATCCTCGAGCAGGATGTTGTCCGGTTTTAGGTCGCGATGGGTGATTCCTGTGCGTGGTAGAAATAATTGTTAATAAAGTTGGCtgtaaattcttttttttttttctaataataATACGTATAGTTTGTCCAGGACGTACTATATTCAATCTGTATTCTATATTCTACTTGATTTACAACCCCTCCTTGATATATAGCACATGGATGAATGAAACCATTTACAACATACAATCAGCTGTACGAAATTGGATCGCCAATCGATCGTCTAGCTTTACTTCTTTCCCACTTCCTTCTTCACGTGAGATAAATGGGAACAAAAACCAAATGGTAATGCGAAGGTCAATAACACAAAACCCTCTAAGGTTCGATCTGATTTGGTCGATTTTCTACCTGCAACATTCAACGAAGATCCTCGTCTTGTGAATACGGCGGCCGTAAATCTCAATAGCTGACAGGCAGAACAGCTATGCGAAggttaagcgcaaaaggaagGAAACGAGAAGCGGAGAGGATCTTTAATCTTCCCTCGCtgtatatacatatatacaaaTCGGAGGGCTACTTCACAACCACACGAAATACGGTACACCCATTTTGGGCAACGATCGGATTCGATGAATATTGTTTTGTAAACGTTCGTTGCGTATTCACACAACATTCAAGCTTACCTTGCTCGTGCAGGTACTTTACGGCGTGGCACATCTGGAGAAAGAACAGCTTGGCCGTCTTTTCTGGCAAAAAACCTTTGCTAATAATGCGCGACAGCAGATCGCCACCCTTCATGTACTCTAGCACCATGTACACCGAGTCAGGTTTGTCGACGATGTCGTGCATTTTGATCACGCAGGGCTGTTTCGGGTGGGTGAGAAAACAAATAGAAACCCCCATCAATAACAACCCTCATAAATTCAACATCATGTAAATACTGGAAAGACATGCTTACGTGGTCGAGATTTTTCATAATGTTAACTTCGTTCATCACCCGCAGTGGATCGTTCAGGAACTTTGGACGGCTCCGCTCGTTCAGCGGATCTTTTGCCACGTGCTTCATGGCGTACGGTTGGCAGGAGACGGTATCGTGCAGCAGATAGACCGTTCCGCACGCACCCGAGCCCAGCTTGCGGCCGACGTGATATCGATCCAGCAGCTCCTTCGCCTTAATGTCCGTCTGCATGCTGTACCGCAGATCGTAGTACACGAAGGCCCGTATGCTGACGCCCGCGATCGAGATGATATCGTTGTGCTTCAGGATCATGCATTTGTTCGGCCCAATCAGTCGCCCGTTTACGTACGTTCCGTTTCGGGAATGGTCCTGGAGAGAGGTTTGAGCGTTtacgttttaatttaaaataagatGACTTCAGTTCCTGCTGGTTACGTACATGTATGTAGGTAGGGCTGGTTGTGTCGTTCAGATCCTTCTTGATCGTGAAGTGATGCTTCGAAATTCGGCACAACTTGGAGGGCGGAAGGTTGTCTTCATCCAAGATCAGATGGCATGTGCCTTCTCGTCCCACCTTAAACTCACTGTGGCGCAGGTCTgcaaagagaggaaaaaaagaagaattaaACTTTCTTCATCACGTTTGAAACAGTAAACAAATAACACTTATCATACATTAACTCAAGGAAGTGTGGTACATAGATAGACTAATAATGGGTGCAAACTAGCAAAGATTTGGTATCAATTTACAGTGAAGTACACTATAAAATAAGGCTATAACTATTGGGTACCGTAGATAATAGACGGAGCACGAGAAACGTAGAAGGTGGGAATTTTAGTACCGAggcttttcattttcacatGCTTGCCCAGCAGCTGGCCATAGCTAGGGTGCTCGATCGGTTGACTTTCCAGCGCCGTATCTTGCGTCATCTGGGTCTGGGTGGCCGTCTGTGTGTCCAGAATTGCTTCACTGTTTGCCATGTCGCTTCGTTTGATGATGTTTTAATATTGCTTTTGCTTGCagaaaggaataaaaatcACGACCCCGTGCGGTAGTACAGCACACTATACACTTGATTCCTAGTGCCGGTCAATAGACAACAGTTCCAACGGCTCAACACAAACGCTCGCCCACTGCACTGCACGGTCGGAAGAGGTTATTTTGGATAAAATTTTGCTGTGCGCAGCATTCAGGGATGCTACGACATATTTGAGGGAAGCTTTTCTTCTCACGCGCTGCCAGGACAAGATCGCGATGGAGGACGGTGGCTGGTTGTTTAAGCCGAATGCGTCTTTGTGTGCGTACAAGATGATTGttggttgttttctttggGCCGCTTTTTATCCTTTTCCTTCCACACGCGTGTTTTGACGGAGAGCGAGGGAGCGAGATAACTAGCGGTACGCTCTGATAACCGGTTGTCGGTTCCGCGTTGCGCAGATCACACTGTTTTCAAATTGTTACTTATTTAGATGAATTTGTGGTTCGATTGCAAGTTGATAGTTCGTTTTTGAACAGTTAAAAACGAATCACCGAGCCAAGATTTTGCTTATCTATAGCTCAACTACGGAAACTGTGTTCGAACCATTCGCTCCGCAATGGCACAACGGATTCAAATGAGAAGTGATGAACACTGCACTGTAAACGGAAATGTGTCAAATTGATGAAAAGCGCGCACAAATAGAAAACTCACGTTTTTCTTCGacttttggtttgttttcatgGTAAATATTCCtatttttacaaacatttcATCCGCTTTGATATAAGAAAGATAAAATTGTCGCTAATTCAATTTCAACGAGGAATTTTCAACGAGAATTTCAGATAGCCATCTTTCCTATAGAAATCTTGCACGCTGCTTCAACCAATCTGTCAAATCGCGATGACAGCTGTCGTCTTCGGTTTTCGTAAGACAAGGAAAAATCGTACCTGCAGCAAGTTTTCACTGCTCTCTTGAAAAGGAGATTTCTAATTTTCTTTTCAAGCGCCACACTAAAGCCACGACGAATTGTGCTTGCGGGTAACGGTGCGCTAGTGGggtttggctgctgctgctgtgggtggtggtggtgtacgaGGAGGTGGGGAGATCTGCGCCGTGTTTTGGTTCGGGCTAGCTGGAGTAGTTCGCTGGAAGAGTGTAGAGTGGAAGGCAAGAGTGAGCTGCTGCTATATCATAGTTCTTTGCCGTGCTGTTGACCAGTCAGTCCAGTAGCGAAATCACGTTTCCCAGCCACCGTTCACCACCGCACAAAATGTCCAGCAAGAAGGAGGAAATCGCCGACAGTTGGGAAGAGATCGACGAAGAGCGGGTAGGTACAGGGTCTCGGTACAGACGCGTGGTAGTGGGATGCTGGCAGTGTAAATTTCGCTCCCATCCATCATCACATCACCATGGTGACCTTGTTGACTAATTGACgcactgttctttttttcctggtgTGGCTGATGTATGTGCGCTCGTGTGTGACACTTTCGGCGGCTGCATTTGGGTTTCCCCTTGGGTCGCGTACACCATCTATCAGTTGGCCAACGCGATAACGATACTGAAAAACTCCACCAGCCCCGGCACGGAACAGACGGACAGCGCTAAGCCACCGAGCGCGCCGTCGGGAAACGCGGCTCGGCAGAACTCCCTACCGCAGATGCTGGAGGAGGAGCTGCGCCCGAAGATGGTGGTCCGGCCGATGCAAATTCTGAAGCGCCCACAGAGCAGCGGTGGATCGGAAGGGAAGAGCCCGGCCGACAGTAAGCCCAAGACACAGATCAAATCACTCGATCAAAGGAGACAGGAGTATGCCGAGGCCCGGTTGCGTATCCTCGGTTCGGCTCATGACGACGAAGAAGCTGAGTAAGTGGCGGCTGCATATGGCAACAGCTTAAGGCGCTGTTTTAATATTCGTTCTTCTATCTTTTTTGTCCACAGAACGAAGAAAACTACTCCTGCTACAAACGGATATCGAGTCAACAATGTTAACAACAACAGCTCCAGTGGGAATAGTAGTTCCAATCCAGCTAGCGGGAGCGTTGGTCCaggcgctggtggtggtggtggtggtagtggagTTGGTGGAGAAGTAATGGCCGGGAATGGTGCAAATAACAATGCGTCAAACGTTTACCGCTATCACTCACCGTACCGGCAACAGGCCCCGATTGGAACGTTTCCTCCAGCGATGCAAAATGGGCCGCCGGCTCGGGCGGCACAGGCCGGTCCGGGTCTGTACTACTCAACACCCAACCTTCATCACCATCCACACCATCCGCACCATCCCATGCACGGTACCCACCCGATGCATCATCCGTTTCCGCCGATgccacagcaccaccaccatcatcatcagcagcaacagcagcagcaacaacaactcaGTAGCCATCCGTACCAACACCAGCAACACTTTGCCCCGCTGCTTAATCATCAGCCCGCGGGAGGCGGTCGTGATGGCGCATGGTACGCCGGGGGCCGTAACGGCGGTGGCAACGTAACCGGCGCGGCCGGATACTACCCCGGCAAGGGATACGGCGAAGGGGGTGGACCGATGTCTTCACCACTGCTGGGACATGCACCGCCCGGTGTCATCCCCAACCATACGATGCCGTACAGTGGTGGGGCTGGTGGAGTGTTCGCGCAAGCTAACTCCCACGGCAGTACTGGAGGATCAAATGTCGTTTCGAATCAACACGTGCTACGTTTGCCTGCCGGGCCGGATGGTTCCCAAGGTTTCAACATGAGACGGTAGCCAACTGCTGCCGGTGAAGGTGGTCGTAGTGccgatggtggcggtggtggtggtggtggtggtggtggtagacgGTGATATTCTTCTGACCATCTTTCCGAGCTCTAACACACTAAAAGCTGCCACGAAATGTATAAACGTGATTTTGCATTCGGTTTCCTAGTTCGACTCGGGCGGCGATGTGTTGTAGCACAATGATGCTATTAGCCAGCGAGCGAATATGTTGAAACGCGGTATAGTTTTACCCCTTATTTTGGTTTCTCCGTTACCGAGACAGCTGCTATAGCATAGAACCTTTCCTCATTACTCTTTTTTGAATGTTTCCATAAACCAATTTTCATTTCTTATTCATTACTCTACTGATTACTGCTTACTCTGGGCGTGCTGCATTGCGCTCGCTATGTTAAATCACGTAACTGGCAGCGCAAGTAGCTTCCCTCTTCCTTATCGCGTTTATGGATCCGCGTGTGTGCTTGCTGCTCTtgtaacacaaaaaagcaaagcatGCGTAACTGCTTCGCACGGAGACGCGTTTGAATTAAAAGAGAGACACGATGCATGTTCCCGCTAGCGCCACCAGAGACAAGGAGGTGAGAGGAGGGGGGACATTGCATTCACGAAAGCCTCTAACCCGTTCTAGTGCTAAGGACACCTTTGTTAGTGTGTACAGTGTTAGTTAATGTGTACACATTGGCGctaaaggaaaggaaaaaacaacaacaatcatttgcgtatatatttttaatgttttttttttaaatatgtgtAGTATGAGTTATGTATAAAATGCGTTATAAATAATGATACTGGTGCAACTGAAGAAACTTGGTGTCCGGTGTCCCGCCAAACAAACATCCGAATAGGCCGAATCCCTGTTGTCACCTGTTGCCAGGGGAAGAAAGGGCACTTACGATGGCGTCACAAAATCCGTATACCGTGCCCTTCATCTATCGCTTTCGCGTTACAATTTCGCAAGACCGAACGAAACGGCTTTCGTAAACAGAGACGGTATTCCATTTAGAGCCTTCTGTCCACGTTGTTATGGCCACCGATGCCATGTGGCGAAGGAATTcaacgggagagagagagagagagagagtgagctgTTCCGCGGAAGCTGCGGGCGCTGTTTGCTCGCTGAGGATCGTTAGAAAAAAGTGGGTCTCTCTCAATCCTCTCATCCCATGACCCATTAGCGGTTAGGGATCGCGAGAGAACCAAAACGGCTAAGCCCTCTCAGCAAGACCCATTGtcgaaagagagagtgagacaGAGAACGAAAGATTAAGCCATCGCTGCTCATTACTTGGAGGCCGCCGCCTGTATGCTACCGTCGTCTCTGCTCTGGAGAACTCGTTTTCTGATTCTGCTAACAAATCAACAAAAGTCACCGGACGCTGGACGAACGATTCGCAAAGCGTCTCAATCCGTCGATCAGCTAACACGGATCGCCAAGATCGGCCAGAGAACGAACGAAGTAGGCCTTGGTGTAGTACAAATTCCCCATCGATTCAGTGCTGGAATCAGTCGTAGCATTCAGTGACCTTCCTCTTGGTGTAAGCGTCCCTTCGCGCAAGGTCTAATCAAGCTCAATTAGGAGTGCTGATTGTGTTGGACGCCATAACCGCGCCGCCGAAAATGGTACAGGACAGTGGTGCCCTCAAGAAGGTGCTGGTGATCGGTGGCGGTGGCCGTGAACATGCCATCTGCTGGAAGATGGCCCGCAGTGAACGGGTGGACACGGTGCACGTGCTCCCCGGCAGTCCCGGCATTGCGGCCCTTCCGAAGGTGCAGCTAGTATCCGGTGTTAGCGTGAAGGACTTTAGTGTAAGTGAGAAGGCTTTGGGGGCTCTCTTGATCCCCCCTTGCTCCATATGTTTTAAAAGGTGTGAACTAATCCGTGATCTGAACTAATCTTTGCAGGCCATCGTAGCCTGGTGCAAGCTGAACCAGATCGATCTGGTAGTGGTCGGGCCGGAGGACCCGCTGGCCGATGGGCTGGCCGACGCGCTGCAGGCGGCCGGCCTCAAATGCTTCGGCCCCGGGCGCCGCGGTGCACAGATCGAGGCGGACAAGAACTGGTCGAAAGATTTCATGCACCGGCACGGCATACCGACGGCCCGGTACGCCAGCTTCACCGATGCAGCCGAAGCGAAAGCATTCATCCGCAGCGCACCGTACGCGGCACTGGTGGTGAAGGCGAGCGGGCTAGCCGCCGGCAAGGGTGTGATCGTGGCGGAAACGATCGACGAAGCGTGCGCCGCCGTGGACGACATCCTCGGCGAGCGGCGGTTCGGTGCGGCCGGCGAGGTCGTCGTCGTGGAGGAGAAGCTGTCCGGCGAGGAAGTGTCCGTGCTGGCGTTCGTGGATTCGCGCACCGTGCGCGTGATGCTGCCGGCGCAGGATCATAAGCGCTTGATGGACCACGATCGTGGACCGAATACGGGCGGCATGGGCGCGTACTGTCCCTGTCCGATCATCAAACCGGCCCAGCTGGATCTGGTCGTGAGGGAGGTGTTGCAGCGTGCGGTGGATGGACTGCGAGCGGAAGGCATCAAGTACAacggtatgtatgtgtgtgtgtgtgtgtgtgtgtgtgtgtgtgtgtgtgtgtgtgtatggttttttTCGTGTTGATTGTTGCTGCTTGGTAGTAATGAAACGAGGTTGATAAGGAAAGCCCCCGGACAGCCTGCCGAAAGGTCAGGATCGATCGAGAAATACTGAAATCGAAAACAAGTAACCGGATGACGTAGCCAATGTGGTCCGTCCGAGTCGCTGAGAGACAAACGCACGCGATCTACCCCCGGTGATAACGGCCAACGCGTGATTATGCttcccttgctgctgctgctactgctacgcCACGCAATCCTTCATGGCAACCAGACAGGGAAGGGAGGACGGCGCAGTGATTGACGGAATGGAGCCTCACAGTTTTACCTCACAGTGCTGTTTACTCAATCTCCTTCACTGTTTATGTTTGTCCCTGTGTTGCATTTCGATGGCGGTTATACGTGTTGTTATTGATTCGTTTGAAGCTGGTTAATTAACTGGCCAAATGGGTATGTCGCATAAAGTGCCTGAGCAGAGCAAGCCACATACTAAATCACTGAAAAATCTTTTTCCTTTTGGCGACGAATTCAATCGccatttcattaaaatttcaaataattcaaacaGTTATAGAGCAAAATATCTTTTTTCCCCgtaattgatttaaattatgCTTCCTTTTCT
Proteins encoded:
- the LOC1279197 gene encoding ovarian-specific serine/threonine-protein kinase Lok isoform X2 — its product is MANSEAILDTQTATQTQMTQDTALESQPIEHPSYGQLLGKHVKMKSLDLRHSEFKVGREGTCHLILDEDNLPPSKLCRISKHHFTIKKDLNDTTSPTYIHDHSRNGTYVNGRLIGPNKCMILKHNDIISIAGVSIRAFVYYDLRYSMQTDIKAKELLDRYHVGRKLGSGACGTVYLLHDTVSCQPYAMKHVAKDPLNERSRPKFLNDPLRVMNEVNIMKNLDHPCVIKMHDIVDKPDSVYMVLEYMKGGDLLSRIISKGFLPEKTAKLFFLQMCHAVKYLHEQGITHRDLKPDNILLEDHNEYTLLKVSDFGLSKFVRKNSVMRTICGTPLYVAPEVLQTGGRGSYTRKVDIWSLGVVLFTMLSGTLPFSDEYGSPAVEQIKRGHFKMRHSVWKQVSSLAKKLIYDILNVNPHSRPSIDTLLQSSWLRDPDIVGRAEQLMKISLRVEEPAPKRTTTSDVENNNTSPVSSFAPPSKRKRRL
- the LOC1279198 gene encoding transcription factor Sox-1 — encoded protein: MSSKKEEIADSWEEIDEERLANAITILKNSTSPGTEQTDSAKPPSAPSGNAARQNSLPQMLEEELRPKMVVRPMQILKRPQSSGGSEGKSPADSKPKTQIKSLDQRRQEYAEARLRILGSAHDDEEAETKKTTPATNGYRVNNVNNNSSSGNSSSNPASGSVGPGAGGGGGGSGVGGEVMAGNGANNNASNVYRYHSPYRQQAPIGTFPPAMQNGPPARAAQAGPGLYYSTPNLHHHPHHPHHPMHGTHPMHHPFPPMPQHHHHHHQQQQQQQQQLSSHPYQHQQHFAPLLNHQPAGGGRDGAWYAGGRNGGGNVTGAAGYYPGKGYGEGGGPMSSPLLGHAPPGVIPNHTMPYSGGAGGVFAQANSHGSTGGSNVVSNQHVLRLPAGPDGSQGFNMRR
- the LOC1279197 gene encoding ovarian-specific serine/threonine-protein kinase Lok isoform X1, yielding MANSEAILDTQTATQTQMTQDTALESQPIEHPSYGQLLGKHVKMKSLGTKIPTFYVSRAPSIIYDLRHSEFKVGREGTCHLILDEDNLPPSKLCRISKHHFTIKKDLNDTTSPTYIHDHSRNGTYVNGRLIGPNKCMILKHNDIISIAGVSIRAFVYYDLRYSMQTDIKAKELLDRYHVGRKLGSGACGTVYLLHDTVSCQPYAMKHVAKDPLNERSRPKFLNDPLRVMNEVNIMKNLDHPCVIKMHDIVDKPDSVYMVLEYMKGGDLLSRIISKGFLPEKTAKLFFLQMCHAVKYLHEQGITHRDLKPDNILLEDHNEYTLLKVSDFGLSKFVRKNSVMRTICGTPLYVAPEVLQTGGRGSYTRKVDIWSLGVVLFTMLSGTLPFSDEYGSPAVEQIKRGHFKMRHSVWKQVSSLAKKLIYDILNVNPHSRPSIDTLLQSSWLRDPDIVGRAEQLMKISLRVEEPAPKRTTTSDVENNNTSPVSSFAPPSKRKRRL